A window of Diabrotica virgifera virgifera chromosome 9, PGI_DIABVI_V3a contains these coding sequences:
- the LOC126892331 gene encoding uncharacterized protein LOC126892331 has protein sequence MGAINNDISLKDLLEAGPSHVPSPVCEKSLEEIRPLAKAGERTSKTGGRKHRTTAMLTDTPIKDELELEKQQRKKKKTKQSKAGLKNVKRDICSKKTKAKEIDSSSEEDECFYLICLELFSNSVSKEKWVQCTKCKEWAHEACTAGDILFLCAITVCPMRISDCIFLQIYFN, from the coding sequence ATGGGTGCTATAAATAATGACATCTCTTTGAAAGATCTGTTAGAAGCCGGACCGTCACATGTTCCTTCTCCCGTTTGTGAGAAATCTTTGGAAGAAATCAGACCGTTAGCAAAAGCAGGAGAGAGAACAAGTAAAACAGGAGGCAGAAAACATAGAACCACAGCAATGTTAACGGATACACCAATAAAAGATGAGCTTGAGTTAGAGAAGCAgcagagaaaaaagaagaagacaaagCAAAGTAAAGCAGGTTTAAAGAATGTAAAAAGAGACATATGTTCTAAAAAAACGAAAGCTAAAGAGATAGATTCATCTTCAGAAGAGGACGAATGCTTCTATCTAATATGTCTCGAATTATTCTCTAATAGTGTTAGTAAGGAGAAATGGGTACAGTGCACTAAATGTAAAGAATGGGCTCATGAAGCTTGCACAGCTGGAGATATCCTTTTTTTGTGTGCGATAACTGTTTGTCCGATGCGGATTAGTGAttgtatatttttacaaatatattttaattga